The Anolis sagrei isolate rAnoSag1 chromosome 6, rAnoSag1.mat, whole genome shotgun sequence genome includes the window ctgtcacctggaatggtaaCATCAATAATCCGAACTTTTTtccgtagtagtagtagtagtagtagtagtaataataataacaacaacaacaacaatgatgatgataataatggcaTTCCTCCCTTATAAGACCCATAATGGTTGTAATGCTAACACTTTTAAGGAttggtgtgttttccaggctgtatggctatattccagaagcattctctcctgacattttgtccacatccatggcaggcatcattGGTGTTTgtgtcacctcacaacctctgaggatgcctgccatagatgtgggcaaaacgtcaggagagaatgcttctggaacatggccatacagcccagaaaactcacagcaaccctgttattctggcaatgaaagtcttcgacaagaCTTTAAGGATTACTCTTGGCAATGGAAATGTCTTTAATGGCTTTTGAAAATAGGGCATTAAATGATATGGAAACAAATGCACATATCTATTTACACATTAAGACTGTTGGCTGCAATTTTTTCTGTTTACCATAAATTGGCCTGATTTTTTTGTAAATCGAAACTATAAAGCATCACCATATCTTTGGCGGTAGATAAGTTGATGATGTCACATTACACAAGGAACATAAGAAAAGCCAAACAGGATCAAAGTCCATATAATCCAGCCACCTGTTAGCTACAGTGGCACGTTTGACATTTCTGGAGGTAGACGTTCAATGTAGTTCCTCCTCTCTGCAATTTTCTGCAAGTTTCTTTCTGGGGGGAAACCGTGTTAGTTATTAGTCATTGCTTGGTCTCATCCCTTCTTCCTTGAAGTTTACAATCTACATTTAGATCAGGGTGGGGAAGAATGTATGGGAAATGGGTTGTAAACACcaggccaaaagtcacaaaggcgCCTGATGTTTGAATAAGTTTTTGgattttctttgaaaaatatattttacacataatgtaatataattgtattTCCCATAAACGCTATGTGTGATgttatattagtaatattaacaTAATAACTTTATTCATGTATCCCACCACCGAAGGGAATCGGGGTGGCTTTCAGATGTGTCGAAAAACATACATaaaagtaaacacaatataaaatactaaCAGCTAACTATGGCGGTAAATACTGGCGCCATGCCCAGTATAGCATTAGTATAGTAGTACTAGTCcatgctccaggaaataaagcccgactgctcactggagggaaggatgttagaggcaaaggtgaagtagtttggccacataatgagaagacaggaaagcttggagaagataatgatgctggggaaaatggaaggaaaaaggaagagggaccgaccaaggtaaagatggatggatggtatccttgaagtgactggcttgactttgaaggagctgggggtggccacagccgacaggaagctctggcgtgggctggttcatgagttcacaaagagttggaagcaactgaatgaataatcaACAACACCACTAATGATGCACTCCCTGGTTACAGGGAAAGTGAGGACAGGTGTCTCAAGGACTGAATCAATGTCTTGCTGAAGACCACTGTATTGCCAGAGAATGGTCTTTCACtgtaacttaaaaacaaacaaacaaataaataaaggagtTCTTAAATATTGAAACCCCATTGTAACTTTTGACCTACTCTGTATGTTGcagattgtattttgttttggaaaTGAAGATGTAAACATGACACCAAACTTACTTAAGTTAGCTTGGAAGAAATGCTTGAATTATACTGATTtctttctccagcggtgtagggtgtagacatcctgtgataatgcggcatgtctcattaagagccacatgcacagttttaacgtggtgagatgtattccatactggcgTGCGTACTCAGCaggagagtagcaaagcacaagggcagttattgtcactgtgtctggttgtgatccccaggtagTGCCAATCAACTTTAgtatgatattatttttagcacccactttttgcttgatagtcaagcagtgcttgttgtaagtcagagcatggcccagagtgactcctaggtattttggtgtgctccaGTGCTttagtgagattccttcccagtgatcctcagagctcgagatgcttgtctgttcttaaagtgaaaagtacacgtctgtgttttagatggattaggaatcagctgtttttccctgtaatagacagtaagagcacctaaagctttagaaagcttttgttcaaccatttccaaactccctgcttgagcggtaatggcacaatcatcggcatagatgaaactctctgtcccttttggcagtggctggtcatttgtgtaatttacgtgataaataaatactgatttCCTTGCTATTTGCTTATGTTGTTCTTGAGAAACTAGTTGGTGAGATGATGGAAGGAAGCATTGCCCTGGTCAGGAGTAAAAAGGCCGCCTAGACCACCTTTGATCCTTTTCTGACtcagattttatttattgattttcttCATTGCCTATTAAGGAATTGCTTCACCAGTCAGATCAATATTATTTTCCTCTCCACTTTAACCTCACAGCAACCAGTAAACTAGGTCAGGCAAAGAGGAAGTCCCAGTTCAACACTTCAACTGCAGTCAACTCTTCACATTCGCTGGGGTTAAGAACTAATCAAATCTATAAATAATCATATCCGCAAATGACAAAACCACAAAGGTTGAAGGCTAGCTATTTTGTACTATATACAACTGTGTTCCAAAATGCAGCTATATGTTAGAGCATGCGAATAAAAGACTCTTGGCCTAGCCTTATAGATGCCCTGTGAGATGCATTACCACCAGCCTCTGAGTTGTGGGTGTAACCTATAGACTTTGGGCCTGACCCTGACTTTTCTTTCTGCACATAATACTTTTGCAAAGTTGCTGAGTCTGACTAACTGTAAAGGGCAATAAAACCTGCAAAACAAATTATTAGTCATAATGATTGTATTGCACTGATGAGGAAGGGGGAAGAGCCACTTgagaaaacagaagggaaagagttTATTTGCTTGATTGAGTTTCTGTTTTGCGTCTTTAAGTCATGTTGCTGTGTCTCCAAGAAAGGTAAGGAGCCAGTTCCAGTATATGAAAGACAGGTGGAATCCAAGTGTCTTGTTTTTTTCCTGGTGAACTCATGCACTCAGCTATGAGCTCATACATTGCATTTAGGAAGAGCGATATGGAGGAAAGTAattgcttttttctttcctttccatgaTGTTAGAACTAAATTTGGACATGACGGTATCTAGTCATTCACACGTTGGACTCTGGCCGACAGTAAGGCCATGTTGCTTAGGATTGAAGAAATTGGAGTCCAACATGTGAATGACTAGATATCATCAAGCTCCAATAGAGTTCTAACAGACAAGGATTTTCAGTTTACATTGGTATGAAAAGTTATACAGTCAGCTCCCCACAGATTAAACCATTCatgttttgaaaatatatatttttgaattacaaacGACAAATTTTGATTTGAAAGCAAAACCATAAATTGCAATGATCTGATACTGTGCACAGTTTTACGTAacagtcttaataataataataataataataataataataaacctttatttgtaccccgctaccatctcccggaggaatTGGttcggcttacaagaggccgagcccaaatacatcagtaaaaacacaacaacaaaattaactcaaaacaaagcaataaacattaacgaAACACAACGACACATTAAAAtccatggcagggccaaatgtaatagttaaaattaaaaatatgctgggcatgaccaggtgaaaagtgtaggtatttggagggggatggggcatgcagatatcctggtaaagtgcatttggggacacattgcttggagtttccttattctgggaaggcacactggaacaaccacgttttcaagctcctcctaaaaattgctcTTCCTCTTATGTAGTTCTTACAAACCATTTTGGGGGAGTCAATTTATGAACATCTAGTTTTATATGTTTTGTCCATCATTCTAAAAGTAAATATTGTACTATTGGTAATTTTAATTTTTCCCATTTTCAGGGGGAAAGGGACTTCggggaaaatggaaaattatgtcaatgctaatcaaggtagccaattgcaacattcacacttgcctcaaacagacaagagttctttctcccaccctggacattccatagatatataaaccccacttgcctagtttccaactgacctcacaacctctgaggatgtctgccatagatatgggcaaaacgtcaggagagagcgcttctggaacatggccagacagcctggaaacccCACAGCGACTCAGTGATTTCAGTCACGAAGGCCTTCAAGAACACAatactgtgtaacaaaattttttaaaaaatctattcctggtttgaacttattatttcatgttgaaagtgttatttccagccaagccttgaagctgctaggctgttcaatgctaatcaaagggatcaattgcagcattcacacttgcctcaaacagacaagagttctttctcccaccctggacattacacagatatataaaccctacttgcctagtttccaacagacctcacaacctctgaggatgcctgccattgatgcaggcgaaacgtcaggagagaatgcttctggaacatggccatacagcccggaaaactcacagcaacccactgaaaaTAATGTCTTTTTTCATATTATTACTCTTTCCTGTCATGCAAACCTCTATCTCCCTAAACGAGCTacattgctctcccccccccccccaacttttcttATTATTGTCCTTTCTTACACAGGCACCAGTTCGGATCAGATCCTTCAGACAGGAACGGTGCTTCTGAAAGGGTGAGTATGCAAAGAGAAATAGATATACTATAAAAACCTAGAGAAGATatataaggaaggttgagaaacactgcactagaggtCTCTGGCTAAGAATTATTCCAAATGCCCTTACTAAATAGCCAAtcacaggatttcataggatgggaccatggcagttaaaatagtataACAGCACTACAAAGGGGCAAGAATGTTTGGATATGGTGAGGATTTCTGAAGACCAGGGCAAAAAGCCATAGTGGTGTGTTGGTTGAACGGAGGACATCAGGACAAATTGAGACAGTAGCGCAGCTGGAATTGTCTTGCTTTCTAAATAGTTTCCTTTGAGGCCTCATTTTTTCTATTTTCCCCTTGTCACAGATTTATCTGGGACCGAGTGCAGAGCTGTGGAGACTCTGAACGCATCCAGGCAACGTTGGCGGAGCTCAAGGAATCAGAGTCTCGGATTTGTGACCCTAGCACCAAGAAGTTGAGTGAGTGCCTGCGCAGGATCGGAGATGAATTGGACGGAAATATGGAGCTGCAAAGGTGTGTTTTCTTGTTTCCAGTTACTGCTGAAAAACCACATgcccagcatggtatagtgctttggactatgactctcaaaaggcccttccatacaggccctatatcccaggatctgatcccaggttttctgctttaaactggattatatgagtccacactccagataatctggggcaaacagaaaacctggaatcagatcctgggatatagggcctgtatggaagggccttctgagagtgataaaaagaacaaaaaacacacagaccaatgttatctcttccataggaggcttttttaatagcaaaataatatggttgcactatttacaagaccatagaatcatagaatcctagagctggaagagacctcatgagccatccagtccaaccccctgccaagaagcaggaatattgcattcaaagcatctctgacagatgcccatccagcctctgtttaaaagcttccaaagaatgagcctccaccacactccaaggcagagagttccactgctgaacagctctcacagtcaggaagctcttcctcgtgttcagatggaatctcctttcttgtagtttgaagccattgttccattgtgtcctagtctccaaggaagcagaaaacaagcttgctccctcctccctgtggcttcctctcacatatttatacaaggctatcatatctcctctcagctttctcttcttcaggctaaacatgcccagctgcttaagccgctcctcatagggcttgttctccagaccgttgatcattttagtcgccctccactagacatattccagcttgtcaatatcttccttcaattgtggtgcccagaattggacacagtattccaggtgtggtctaaccaaggcggaatagaggggtagcattacttccctagatctagacactatgctcctattgatgcaggccaaaatctcattggcttttttgccgccacatcacattgttggctcatgcttaacttgtccacgaggactccaagatctttttcacacatactgctctcgagccaggtgtcccccattctatatctttgcattttggtttttttctgcctaagtggagtatcttgcatttgaccctgttgaacttcatgttgttagttttggcccatctctctaatctgtctaatctgtcaagatcaaggtttccataacatgaacaaaaaattctTTATACTTCCTATTTTGAAcagcttccatgctgggcttctttctcgtgcagataaacagcttcactctcacagagcctcctctcacactgaagtaacacaggagcttcacacagtagctttgcACACAGCAGTCTTTACACTGGAGTTTCACACATGAACattacacacaaggccttcaacctggggattccctcaccaaagcttctcacacaccaggccttctcatactgaagcctacttcccattgaggccttctcactctgagggttctctcagaccgacgcctctcatacactgaggcgaactaagcTACAGTCACACCTGCTTATactgaactacagcttttgcagagtcattgcatccatttaactctttcagtgcttcactcacatttttataattaaaaatacttagttaatagttaatatttctgacactttCCCCTCTTTTTGGAATTATTTGCAGTAAATCTGTTCGATGCTAGAATAGAATTTATTTTGTTAGATGCCTCAAACTCCATGTTTGTGGAAGAAAAGACAATGCAAGGCAAAGAAATAATAAGGCTATTGGCTGATGAAACATACCGTTTAGCTTTCTGTAAGCTTCTTAGTTGTCATTCAGCATAAAGCCGACAGGGAGGTGTACCATAGAGCAAAAGGAGCACACGGAAATAAGAGTTACGTCAACCAAAGACCAGCTAAGCCATAGAATAACAACAGTAACCAGCCGTTCAAGGTGCTGGAATTCTTGTGCagaggagaaaaataaataaagctttgcCTGGTATCAGAAAAAGGTCAAAGTTGGTGAGCTGCTCTTGGGTGTGTATTCCAAGTACGCTCCTAGGAAGTGTGGCTTTTGTGGCAGTAAAGGTATTGGGGCTCCCTTGGGACTTGCAGGATGCACTAATGTCATTGGGGGAGATGTAGCTTTAGATAAGAGTGAGTTTTAAACATTCTTTTGTGGCCTTCTCTGAAAGACGGGTTCGGTTTTGTGCTCCATTTTGTGTAAATGGTCACATAGAAGGAATTTCCCCCCATGCCATTGAGGTTAGTGTCTGAGCATAGTTCCGTTCGTCACTGAATTCTTTTGTAGCGTGTGGTTTGGTTTCCTTATTCAGACTCTGTGGTTAAAAGAATGTTCGCTGAttattttataccccactttGCAGTTCGAAAAATATCTCAGTGGTGATTTGTTTCAGTTTAATTCAGGAAAGTCCCGTGTCTCTTGCTTACGACCTGAAAAAATATAACACAAGAGGAAAATGATATGAAgagggacacaacaacaacaacaacaacaacaactttatttataccctgccaccatctcccccaatggggactcagagcagcttacgtggggccaagcccgaacaataaattacaatacaaagaaaaaaattcaaaattacaataaaataaacaacatgacattaaagtataaaaacatcagagtatataaacaatatacacagaacatagaaaaATAACTAAACCAGGCATAAGTTTTCAATGCTATTAAGTTCCACTGGGGAAGAGGCAAAACTTGGAGTTGAcggtattattgaaggctttcatggccggaatgactaggttgttgtgagttttcggggctgtatggccatgttccagaagcattctctcctgatgttcaaaatctggctgccagtattaaaaaaaactctaaaatcataacagtaaatgaagaacaacactcaaaaacaggggaattgcaGACAGGAAATAGTCAGGGCCAggcaatcacctcccaacaaaggattcccccaggcagtaagaagccagaccttgaaacttctaggccattacatgctaatcaagttggccaattgcaacatttatacctacaatagcagattcccagattagtttagtgtttacaccttattttatttttctggttatttaatatttaatgtttgttttacttaagtgatatttgtctttactgttctaacgtagcacaaatcctatgtaaaatcatagaatcatagagttggaagagacctcatgggccatccagtccaaccccctgccaagaagcaggaatattgcattcaaagtacccctgacagatggccatccagcctctatttgaaagcctccaaagaaggagcctccaccacactccggggcagagagttccactgctgaacggctctcacagtcaggaagttattcctcatgttcagatggaatctcctttcttgtagtttgaagccattgttctgcgtcctagtctccagggaagcagaaaacaagcttgctccctcctccctgtggcttcctctcacatatttatacatggctatcatgtctcctctcagccttctcttcttcagctctttaagccgctctttaagccgctcttcatagggcttgttctccagacccttgatcattttcgtcgccctcttctggacatattccagtttgtcaatatctctcttccattgacattccacagatatataaaccccattttcaaagtttccaacagacctcacaacctgtgaggatgcctgccatagatccaggtgaaatgtcaagagataatgcttctggaacatggccatccatcACCGCAGGACATGGAGTTGACTTCTTAATTGTGTCTTTATGAAGAGGATGGAACTgttttccttctgtcttcctccTGCTTGGTGATGTGATTGATTGCTTTCTGCTTTCCTACCAATGATGACTCTCCAGATCCATTTGTTTACTCACCAAATTGAGATGATCTAAGACTTACGGAGGATGAACCTCAGCAATGTCCCCATTACCTCATATTTCCTTTGCGTGGTCTGCATTGCATCAGACACTCGGAGATTTCATTCCCAGGACACACAACATTGTCGTTATCCTCCTCTGACCGGGGTTGCTTTTTTAATCCTGTCTCCCACAGTATGATAGAGCAAGTCCAGGTGTATCCGCCGAAGGAGGTTTTTTTCAGAGTCGCTGCCGAGATGTTCTCTGACGGGACCTTCAACTGGGGACGAGTGGTAGCTTTGTTCTACTTTGCGTGCAAGTTGGTCCTGAAGGTAAGTATGCTGCGGCCACTCTTCCCTTCATTTGATTGTTGTGCAGAacttggaaaggttactttttgaactggaactcccaaaacacACTGGTCTGCAGAGCCAATGGCAATTTTGGGGGTGAAaacagagggccttctcgatggtggccccccgactctggaactcacttcccagggacatcagacatgctccaactctggcagtctttaggaggaacctgaaaacgtggttgttccagtgtgccttcccagaataaggaaaactctcagcaatatgccctcaaaatgcactttaccatttatttatttatttactttgcttatataccgctgtatctcaagcccgaaggcgactcatagcggttcacaaacagtaaaaacagtagaaacagcagtggttccatacaacatataacacttgacttaacacattatccataaattaccaataagcaataacaatgcacaattattacaattattacaattatttaggactgactgcgttccctcactTCTTTCTGAAAATGTTCACGTCAtgtcagcattattttaattttaatctattacatttggcctggccattggtttttaaatgcttgtatgccactgttgattgtttattgcttatttttgtttatgtgatttgtatgagttgtattgtattgatttttttttatttgatgttttgtttatagatgtattgtgggcttggcctcatgaaagccgcaccaagtcccttgggaagatggtagcggggtacaaataaagtttattattattattattatcactgcaCAACCATTGGTAGTGTTATAGTCCACGAAAGTAACTTTCCCAGCTCTGTCTCACCTTCACTACTGCTTAACACCTGGTTCTTCCCTTTCATCTCCCATTAATAGGCAATTTGCACTAAATTACCAGAGCTCATAAAGACCATCATTAGCTGGACAATGGAGTACATCAAAAATCATGTCGTGACCTGGATCCAAGCCCAGGGAGGATGGGTGAGTTGAAAGCTGATCCCTTAAGCAAATCAGTGTAGCTCCCAAACTTGAAACCCAAGGTGacattgaacaacaactcccaaaatccagaaTTATTTGCTCCCTGACTCTAAATATAGGCTCTAGTgcaggtctgggcaaactttggccctccaggtgttttggacttcaactcccacaattcctaacagccggtaggctgttaggaattgtgggagttgaagtccaaaacatctggagggccaaagtttgcccatacctgatctagtgCTTCAGGTGAAGGAGATGCTGAgtgcttgtgtttttttttcttacttcAACATTCACCAATTGGAGTTACGTTCAATTAGGTTTCTcaactgttaaactgatatacagtagagtctcacttatccaacctttgctcagcaaatgttttgtattatccaaatGCAAGGATAGAGAATGGGCGACGTGTGGCTCGAGAgaggtatgtgtgaaaaagatcttggggtctcgtggacaacaagttaaacatgagccaacaatgtgatacggcggcaaaaaaagccaaagggattttggcctgcatcaataggagtctagtgtctaaatccagggaaatcatggaccacacctggaatattgtgtccagttctgggcaccacaattgaagagacaaAACATAGTTTTAGTAAATCACCTGCCTTGGGATGTGTGAATGTGGTGAATTTCACCCAAGTAAAATTCCATTAATGAAGCAAGAAAGGCTTGTCAGAAAACCAACTCTGAATAAAGAGTCAGAATGTCTCAAgccttatgtttatttatagagGGGTGGGCTACTGTGGAAGGCTAGGGGGGTGTATTCCTGAAGCCTGTCATTTATTTTCCACTCCCCTCTTTGTTCCAGGAGGGCCTCCTGTCCTACTTCGGCACCCCAACTTGGCAGACCATTGCTGTATTTGCGGCTGGCGTCTTGACTGCCTCGCTGACCTTCTGGAAAATGTCTTAATCTTCAGCCCCCTTCGGTGGGGGTGCATTTCTCTTCTGTGGGAACAAATAGGGGCAGGTCCCTCTGGTTCCCCAATTCAAGGATTAATATGTACTAAGATTTTTATTTCAGTTGTGGGCTGGGGAGATTTTTCAAGCAAACCAACAAACTCTGATGCTCTTTATCTTGGTGCCTTTCTACAGGGAGAAAGCTCACTCCcttattatttttccttcttgGCTTTGCTTTTGACCATCTGGCCTCGGGCTAGAAATCAGAAGGCCATGAAGCTTGGAAAACAAGACAAAG containing:
- the LOC132777943 gene encoding apoptosis regulator BAX-like is translated as MAAATADPGRSREAEAPPRKAGTSSDQILQTGTVLLKGFIWDRVQSCGDSERIQATLAELKESESRICDPSTKKLSECLRRIGDELDGNMELQSMIEQVQVYPPKEVFFRVAAEMFSDGTFNWGRVVALFYFACKLVLKAICTKLPELIKTIISWTMEYIKNHVVTWIQAQGGWEGLLSYFGTPTWQTIAVFAAGVLTASLTFWKMS